The following are encoded in a window of Ranitomeya variabilis isolate aRanVar5 chromosome 6, aRanVar5.hap1, whole genome shotgun sequence genomic DNA:
- the ITGB1 gene encoding integrin beta-1 isoform X1, with amino-acid sequence MARILIIVGLCVYSLSYIRAQQVGGTECLKANAKSCGDCIQAGPNCGWCTKVDFLQEGEPTSARCDDLAALKSKGCPEESIQNPRGSKEKLKDNAITNKAKGERMDPVNITQIRPQQLRFELRSGEPQTFNLTFRRAEDYPIDLYYLMDLSYSMKDDLENVKSLGTALMREMEQITSDFRIGFGSFVEKTVMPYISTTPAKLLNPCTTDQNCTSPFSFKNVLNLTSDGRLFNDLVGKQQISGNLDSPEGGFDAIMQVAVCGEQIGWRNVTRLLVFSTDAGFHFAGDGKLGGIVLPNDGKCHMHDNMYTMSHYYDYPSIAHIVQKLSENNIQTIFAVTEDFQPVYKELKNLIPKSAVGTLSSNSSNVIQLIIDSYNSLSSELILENSKLPEGVTINYKSFCKNGVIGTGENGRKCSNISLGDQVQFEISVTAHKCPKKDQTDSIKIKPLGFTEEVEIVLKYICECDCQQSGTPDSPECHYGNGTFECGACRCNDGRIGKHCECSTEQVSNEDMDAQCRKENSSEICSNNGDCICGQCVCKKRDNPNEVYSGKYCDCDNFNCDRSNGQICGGNGVCKCRVCECFPNFSGSACDCSEDKSTCIASNGQLCNGRGVCECGRCKCTDPKFQGQTCEMCQTCAGVCTEHKECVQCRAFQKGEKQAVCNSQCLHFNYTMVDSRDKLPQPGQADALTHCKEKDADDCWFYFTYSVNANSEVHVHVVKDPECPSGPDIIPIVAGVVAGIVLIGLALLLIWKLLMIIHDRREFAKFEKEKMNAKWDAQENPIYKSPINNFKNPNYGRKAAL; translated from the exons ATGGCCCGTATCCTGATCAttgtggggctgtgcgtgtattCGTTGTCATACATCAGGGCACAACAGG TAGGTGGAACTGAATGTTTAAAAGCGAATGCCAAATCATGTGGAGATTGTATACAAGCCGGACCAAACTGTGGATGGTGCACCAAAGTG GACTTTTTGCAGGAAGGAGAACCAACATCTGCTCGTTGTGACGACTTGGCTGCATTAAAAAGTAAAGGATGCCCTGAAGAAAGTATCCAAAATCCCAGAGGCAGCAAGGAAAAGCTAAAAGACAATGCCATAACCAATAAGGCCAAAGGCGAACGTATGGACCCCGTGAACATCACCCAGATCCGGCCCCAGCAGCTGCGATTTGAGCTGAGATCCG GTGAACCCCAGACATTTAATTTAACCTTCAGACGAGCAGAAGATTATCCTATAGATCTGTACTATCTTATGGACCTGTCCTACTCCATGAAGGACGATTTGGAGAATGTGAAAAGCCTCGGCACTGCGCTCATGAGGGAAATGGAGCAAATTACATCAGATTTTAGGATAG GTTTTGGATCTTTTGTGGAGAAAACGGTTATGCCATATATTAGCACCACTCCAGCTAAGCTCCTCAATCCCTGCACCACCGACCAGAACTGCACCAGTCCGTTTAGCTTTAAGAACGTCCTTAATCTGACCAGTGATGGCAGGCTCTTCAATGATCTTGTAGGCAAACAGCAAATCTCTGGTAACCTGGATTCCCCGGAAGGTGGTTTTGACGCAATTATGCAGGTTGCCGTGTGTGGG GAGCAGATTGGTTGGAGGAATGTGACGCGCTTGTTGGTCTTCTCCACTGATGCCGGCTTCCATTTTGCTGGAGATGGAAAATTGGGAGGAATCGTGCTGCCGAACGATGGGAAATGTCACATGCATGATAATATGTACACAATGAGCCATTATTAT GACTACCCGTCAATTGCTCATATAGTACAGAAACTTAGTGAAAATAACATCCAGACTATCTTTGCTGTCACTGAGGATTTCCAGCCAGTTTACaag GAATTAAAGAACCTGATACCAAAGTCCGCCGTAGGAACGCTGTCCTCAAACTCGAGTAACGTCATTCAGTTGATCATTGACTCCTATAAT TCATTGTCTTCAGAACTGATTTTGGAAAACAGCAAATTACCAGAAGGCGTAACTATTAATTATAAGTCATTCTGTAAGAACGGGGTTATCGGTACAGGAGAGAATGGAAGGAAATGCTCCAACATCTCTCTGGGAGATCAG gttcAGTTTGAGATTAGTGTAACAGCTCACAAGTGTCCTAAGAAAGATCAAACGGACAGTATTAAAATCAAGCCTTTAGGTTTTACTGAAGAAGTAGAAATCGTTCTGAAATATATCTGCGAGTGTGATTGCCAACAGTCTGGAACCCCTGATAGCCCTGAATGCCACTATGGAAATGGCACATTTGAATGTGGAGCCTGCAG GTGTAATGATGGCCGTATCGGGAAACATTGTGAGTGCAGTACCGAGCAGGTCAGCAATGAAGATATGGATGCTCAGTGCAGAAAGGAGAACAGCTCTGAGATTTGCAGCAACAACGGTGATTGTATCTGTGGACAATGTGTGTGTAAGAAGAGGGACAACCCCAATGAAGTGTATTCTGGCAAATACTGTGACTGTGACAATTTCAACTGTGACCGGTCTAATGGACAGATCTGTGGAG GTAATGGAGTTTGTAAATGTAGAGTATGCGAGTGTTTCCCTAACTTCTCTGGAAGTGCATGCGATTGCTCCGAAGACAAGTCAACATGTATAGCATCGAATGGCCAACTATGCAACGGAAGAGGCGTATGTGAGTGTGGAAGGTGTAAATGTACAGACCCTAAATTCCAAGGACAAACCTGCGAGATGTGTCAGACCTGTGCTGGTGTTTGCACTGAGCACAA ggAATGTGTTCAGTGTAGAGCCTTCCAAAAAGGAGAAAAACAAGCAGTCTGCAATAGTCAGTGCTTGCATTTCAACTATACCATGGTGGATAGCCGTGATAAGCTACCTCAGCCAGGACAGGCAGACGCCCTCACTCACTGCAAAGAGAAGGACGCCGATGACTGCTGGTTCTACTTCACCTACTCTGTCAATGCCAACTCCGAGGTTCACGTGCATGTGGTGAAGGATCCAG AATGTCCCAGCGGCCCTGACATAATCCCAATCGTTGCTGGCGTGGTGGCCGGGATCGTTCTTATCGGGCTGGCGCTGCTGCTCATATGGAAGCTGCTTATGATCATCCATGACCGGAGAGAGTTTGCTAAATTCGAAAAAGAAAAGATGAATGCCAAATGGGACGCT
- the ITGB1 gene encoding integrin beta-1 isoform X2, translating to MARILIIVGLCVYSLSYIRAQQVGGTECLKANAKSCGDCIQAGPNCGWCTKVDFLQEGEPTSARCDDLAALKSKGCPEESIQNPRGSKEKLKDNAITNKAKGERMDPVNITQIRPQQLRFELRSGEPQTFNLTFRRAEDYPIDLYYLMDLSYSMKDDLENVKSLGTALMREMEQITSDFRIGFGSFVEKTVMPYISTTPAKLLNPCTTDQNCTSPFSFKNVLNLTSDGRLFNDLVGKQQISGNLDSPEGGFDAIMQVAVCGEQIGWRNVTRLLVFSTDAGFHFAGDGKLGGIVLPNDGKCHMHDNMYTMSHYYDYPSIAHIVQKLSENNIQTIFAVTEDFQPVYKELKNLIPKSAVGTLSSNSSNVIQLIIDSYNSLSSELILENSKLPEGVTINYKSFCKNGVIGTGENGRKCSNISLGDQVQFEISVTAHKCPKKDQTDSIKIKPLGFTEEVEIVLKYICECDCQQSGTPDSPECHYGNGTFECGACRCNDGRIGKHCECSTEQVSNEDMDAQCRKENSSEICSNNGDCICGQCVCKKRDNPNEVYSGKYCDCDNFNCDRSNGQICGGNGVCKCRVCECFPNFSGSACDCSEDKSTCIASNGQLCNGRGVCECGRCKCTDPKFQGQTCEMCQTCAGVCTEHKECVQCRAFQKGEKQAVCNSQCLHFNYTMVDSRDKLPQPGQADALTHCKEKDADDCWFYFTYSVNANSEVHVHVVKDPECPSGPDIIPIVAGVVAGIVLIGLALLLIWKLLMIIHDRREFAKFEKEKMNAKWDAGENPIYKSAVTTVVNPKYEGK from the exons ATGGCCCGTATCCTGATCAttgtggggctgtgcgtgtattCGTTGTCATACATCAGGGCACAACAGG TAGGTGGAACTGAATGTTTAAAAGCGAATGCCAAATCATGTGGAGATTGTATACAAGCCGGACCAAACTGTGGATGGTGCACCAAAGTG GACTTTTTGCAGGAAGGAGAACCAACATCTGCTCGTTGTGACGACTTGGCTGCATTAAAAAGTAAAGGATGCCCTGAAGAAAGTATCCAAAATCCCAGAGGCAGCAAGGAAAAGCTAAAAGACAATGCCATAACCAATAAGGCCAAAGGCGAACGTATGGACCCCGTGAACATCACCCAGATCCGGCCCCAGCAGCTGCGATTTGAGCTGAGATCCG GTGAACCCCAGACATTTAATTTAACCTTCAGACGAGCAGAAGATTATCCTATAGATCTGTACTATCTTATGGACCTGTCCTACTCCATGAAGGACGATTTGGAGAATGTGAAAAGCCTCGGCACTGCGCTCATGAGGGAAATGGAGCAAATTACATCAGATTTTAGGATAG GTTTTGGATCTTTTGTGGAGAAAACGGTTATGCCATATATTAGCACCACTCCAGCTAAGCTCCTCAATCCCTGCACCACCGACCAGAACTGCACCAGTCCGTTTAGCTTTAAGAACGTCCTTAATCTGACCAGTGATGGCAGGCTCTTCAATGATCTTGTAGGCAAACAGCAAATCTCTGGTAACCTGGATTCCCCGGAAGGTGGTTTTGACGCAATTATGCAGGTTGCCGTGTGTGGG GAGCAGATTGGTTGGAGGAATGTGACGCGCTTGTTGGTCTTCTCCACTGATGCCGGCTTCCATTTTGCTGGAGATGGAAAATTGGGAGGAATCGTGCTGCCGAACGATGGGAAATGTCACATGCATGATAATATGTACACAATGAGCCATTATTAT GACTACCCGTCAATTGCTCATATAGTACAGAAACTTAGTGAAAATAACATCCAGACTATCTTTGCTGTCACTGAGGATTTCCAGCCAGTTTACaag GAATTAAAGAACCTGATACCAAAGTCCGCCGTAGGAACGCTGTCCTCAAACTCGAGTAACGTCATTCAGTTGATCATTGACTCCTATAAT TCATTGTCTTCAGAACTGATTTTGGAAAACAGCAAATTACCAGAAGGCGTAACTATTAATTATAAGTCATTCTGTAAGAACGGGGTTATCGGTACAGGAGAGAATGGAAGGAAATGCTCCAACATCTCTCTGGGAGATCAG gttcAGTTTGAGATTAGTGTAACAGCTCACAAGTGTCCTAAGAAAGATCAAACGGACAGTATTAAAATCAAGCCTTTAGGTTTTACTGAAGAAGTAGAAATCGTTCTGAAATATATCTGCGAGTGTGATTGCCAACAGTCTGGAACCCCTGATAGCCCTGAATGCCACTATGGAAATGGCACATTTGAATGTGGAGCCTGCAG GTGTAATGATGGCCGTATCGGGAAACATTGTGAGTGCAGTACCGAGCAGGTCAGCAATGAAGATATGGATGCTCAGTGCAGAAAGGAGAACAGCTCTGAGATTTGCAGCAACAACGGTGATTGTATCTGTGGACAATGTGTGTGTAAGAAGAGGGACAACCCCAATGAAGTGTATTCTGGCAAATACTGTGACTGTGACAATTTCAACTGTGACCGGTCTAATGGACAGATCTGTGGAG GTAATGGAGTTTGTAAATGTAGAGTATGCGAGTGTTTCCCTAACTTCTCTGGAAGTGCATGCGATTGCTCCGAAGACAAGTCAACATGTATAGCATCGAATGGCCAACTATGCAACGGAAGAGGCGTATGTGAGTGTGGAAGGTGTAAATGTACAGACCCTAAATTCCAAGGACAAACCTGCGAGATGTGTCAGACCTGTGCTGGTGTTTGCACTGAGCACAA ggAATGTGTTCAGTGTAGAGCCTTCCAAAAAGGAGAAAAACAAGCAGTCTGCAATAGTCAGTGCTTGCATTTCAACTATACCATGGTGGATAGCCGTGATAAGCTACCTCAGCCAGGACAGGCAGACGCCCTCACTCACTGCAAAGAGAAGGACGCCGATGACTGCTGGTTCTACTTCACCTACTCTGTCAATGCCAACTCCGAGGTTCACGTGCATGTGGTGAAGGATCCAG AATGTCCCAGCGGCCCTGACATAATCCCAATCGTTGCTGGCGTGGTGGCCGGGATCGTTCTTATCGGGCTGGCGCTGCTGCTCATATGGAAGCTGCTTATGATCATCCATGACCGGAGAGAGTTTGCTAAATTCGAAAAAGAAAAGATGAATGCCAAATGGGACGCT